In the Candidatus Bipolaricaulota bacterium genome, one interval contains:
- the rplW gene encoding 50S ribosomal protein L23 has product MAKLRHAEDVIIAPLLTEETWSKMAENKYAFRVALGANKVQIRKAVEELFKVRVEKVWTANMPGKPRRERMNQLHGRTRRWRKAIVRLAPGDRIDVMGG; this is encoded by the coding sequence ATGGCAAAGTTGAGACATGCTGAAGACGTCATCATCGCACCGCTCCTCACCGAGGAGACCTGGTCCAAGATGGCAGAGAACAAGTATGCGTTTCGGGTCGCCCTGGGAGCGAATAAGGTCCAGATCAGAAAGGCGGTCGAGGAGCTGTTCAAGGTGCGGGTGGAGAAGGTATGGACGGCGAATATGCCGGGAAAACCGCGTCGGGAGAGGATGAACCAACTGCACGGCCGGACGCGACGGTGGCGCAAGGCGATCGTCCGGCTCGCCCCCGGCGATCGGATCGACGTGATGGGAGGATAA
- the rplB gene encoding 50S ribosomal protein L2 produces MALKRFKPTSPGLRHAEWPDYSDLTKVAPEKSLLRPLPKKGGRNHQGRITSRFRGGGHKRMYRVIDFTRDKEGIPARVVTREYDPNRSAWITLLHYADGEKRYIIAPMALEIGSTVEAGENAEVRVGNAMPLRRIPLGATIHNLELTPGSGGKVARAAGTSAKLIGKEGGRAHIRMPSGEVRIFNIECRATIGAVSNPDHKNVKHGKAGRVRHLGRKPHVRGVAMNPVDHPHGGGEGRARVGRPQVSPTGKLAKGGRTRKKRKASSALIVRRAGKGRR; encoded by the coding sequence ATGGCGCTAAAGAGATTCAAGCCGACTTCGCCCGGGCTCCGTCATGCCGAGTGGCCCGATTACTCCGACCTGACCAAGGTCGCGCCGGAGAAGTCCCTGCTGCGTCCGCTTCCGAAGAAGGGAGGGCGGAATCACCAAGGGAGGATTACGTCCCGGTTCCGCGGTGGCGGACACAAGCGGATGTACCGGGTGATCGACTTCACCCGCGACAAGGAGGGGATTCCGGCGCGGGTCGTCACGCGCGAGTACGACCCGAACCGGTCGGCGTGGATCACCCTCCTTCATTACGCCGACGGAGAGAAGCGCTACATCATCGCTCCGATGGCACTTGAGATCGGATCGACCGTGGAAGCGGGAGAGAACGCAGAGGTGCGCGTTGGCAATGCGATGCCTCTACGGCGGATCCCGCTCGGGGCGACGATCCACAACCTGGAGCTCACGCCAGGGAGCGGGGGGAAGGTCGCCCGTGCGGCCGGAACCTCGGCCAAGCTGATCGGCAAGGAGGGCGGTCGGGCACACATCCGCATGCCGTCGGGCGAGGTGCGGATATTCAATATCGAGTGTCGCGCCACGATCGGTGCGGTGAGCAACCCTGACCACAAGAACGTGAAACATGGAAAGGCCGGGCGTGTGCGCCATCTCGGCCGCAAGCCGCACGTGCGCGGAGTGGCGATGAACCCGGTCGATCACCCGCACGGCGGTGGAGAAGGACGGGCACGGGTCGGACGGCCCCAGGTCTCTCCGACCGGGAAGCTGGCCAAGGGCGGCCGAACGCGCAAGAAGCGCAAGGCGTCGAGCGCCCTGATCGTGCGGCGCGCGGGCAAGGGGAGGAGATAG
- the rpsS gene encoding 30S ribosomal protein S19 — MPRSTKKGPYVKESLLKKVQRAKRGELKEIKTWSRASMITPEMVGLTIKVHNGKVHVPVYIVENMVGHKLGEFAPTRTFRGHGGMKKKRAPSLT; from the coding sequence ATGCCGAGATCGACGAAAAAGGGTCCTTACGTGAAGGAGAGCCTGCTCAAGAAGGTACAGCGGGCCAAGCGTGGGGAACTAAAGGAGATCAAGACGTGGTCGCGGGCCTCGATGATCACCCCGGAGATGGTCGGGTTGACGATCAAGGTCCACAACGGCAAGGTGCACGTGCCCGTGTACATCGTGGAGAACATGGTCGGACACAAGCTGGGGGAGTTCGCTCCCACCCGCACCTTCCGCGGCCACGGTGGTATGAAGAAGAAGCGGGCTCCGAGCCTGACTTAG